The Epinephelus lanceolatus isolate andai-2023 chromosome 11, ASM4190304v1, whole genome shotgun sequence genome window below encodes:
- the LOC117272912 gene encoding cornifelin homolog B-like produces the protein MTSKMVIRQPQPVMEARESDEWGSGICDCCDNVPECCFAFWCCPCFACKTTKKYGQCLCLPLLDIFGCIPPITMAMRVSMRQRYGIKDTMCRDCVFATCCTSCSWCQMAREMRRRNIKVVLVSAKNT, from the exons ATGACTTCCAAAATGGTCATCAGGCAGCCTCAGCCTGTGATGGAGGCTCGAGAATCCGATGAGTGGGGATCAGGGATATGTGACTGCTGTGATAACGTGCCTGAGT GTTGTTTCGCTTTCTGGTGCTGTCCCTGCTTTGCCTGTAAGACTACCAAAAAGTACGGccagtgtctctgtctccctctgctgGACATCTTCGGCTGCATCCCTCCCATTACCATGGCCATGAGGGTCTCCATGCGGCAGCGCTACGGCATCAAA GATACCATGTGTAGGGACTGTGTGTTTGCGACCTGCTGTACGTCCTGCAGCTGGTGTCAGATGGCCAGAGAGATGAGGAGAAGAAACATCAAAGTCGTTCTAGTCAGTGCCAAGAACACATGA